The Pseudomonas sp. FP2309 genome has a window encoding:
- a CDS encoding ABC transporter ATP-binding protein, producing the protein MIEISNLTKHLNGKRLLHDFSLKVNQRQCLGLFGHDHGAKTTLLNLISGSLTPDSGRINIKSFDTQTHTRDVKNIIGYQLLKHLSHPTMSVKEFLHYIAAARGLRGTEKRNRVELAATRLDLLSVLNAPLDALSFGLKRKVGIAQAIVHAPAVLLMDEPTEGLAVDQRHAVKELIQSLAQEMTIVVASRNSDELSEYCTRALVIADGCLVADAPLQNLQRESRHFQAVTLTADAPLDLLALAVLPGVAGIEEHRHAPGTVTVLAMPGHSIYPHIHTLIASRGWKINTLNLEPGRLNDVVQYMSQERPL; encoded by the coding sequence ATGATCGAAATAAGCAACCTGACCAAACATCTGAACGGCAAGCGCCTACTTCACGACTTTTCACTCAAGGTTAATCAACGGCAATGTTTAGGACTTTTTGGACACGACCATGGGGCGAAGACCACACTTCTAAACTTGATATCTGGATCATTAACTCCCGACAGCGGTCGCATTAACATTAAAAGTTTTGATACCCAGACCCACACACGCGACGTTAAAAACATTATTGGCTATCAACTGTTAAAACACCTCAGCCACCCGACGATGTCGGTAAAAGAATTTCTTCACTATATCGCTGCAGCACGTGGTCTGCGAGGCACTGAGAAACGCAACCGTGTAGAGCTGGCCGCTACGCGCCTGGATTTACTATCGGTACTTAATGCCCCCCTTGATGCCCTGTCTTTCGGCTTGAAGCGCAAAGTCGGTATTGCCCAAGCGATTGTGCACGCGCCGGCTGTACTGCTAATGGATGAGCCCACCGAGGGGCTCGCTGTCGATCAGCGACATGCCGTCAAGGAGCTCATTCAATCCTTGGCACAGGAGATGACGATCGTTGTCGCTTCGCGCAACAGTGATGAGCTGAGCGAGTACTGCACGCGCGCGCTGGTTATCGCCGATGGTTGCCTGGTAGCGGATGCCCCCTTGCAAAACCTGCAACGCGAGTCCCGTCATTTCCAGGCAGTTACTCTCACTGCAGACGCGCCCCTGGATTTGCTGGCGCTGGCCGTATTGCCTGGCGTCGCAGGCATTGAAGAACATCGGCATGCGCCCGGCACCGTCACTGTTCTAGCCATGCCTGGACACTCCATCTACCCCCACATTCACACGCTCATTGCCAGCCGCGGCTGGAAAATAAATACATTGAACCTGGAGCCAGGTCGCTTGAACGATGTGGTTCAGTATATGAGCCAGGAGAGGCCTCTTTGA
- a CDS encoding ABC transporter permease, which yields MRLLPVIFKYQLISYASTPATYLSVALFLLMSVTLGLYTNRWLEQDTLDLQVFFQLHPWLYLLLMPALATQLWSEESNTGFLDVINTLPVTATELAIGKFLAAWAVAAVALVLTFPLVIATNYMGTADNGVIASQFIASWLLAASYLSAGGFICTLARQRVIVFTLTLCLLLAASGLSSVIDALEHQAPIWIIDSLIALNPISRFSSIDNGKLTLHDTAYYISMTLAFLAATIVTLNHKNR from the coding sequence TTGAGACTGTTGCCCGTTATATTCAAATACCAACTCATCAGTTACGCCTCAACGCCTGCAACTTACCTGAGCGTTGCGCTATTTCTACTCATGTCCGTGACGCTGGGGCTGTATACAAACCGCTGGTTAGAGCAGGACACGCTCGACTTACAGGTTTTTTTTCAACTGCACCCCTGGCTTTATTTATTGCTGATGCCTGCCCTGGCAACGCAACTATGGTCAGAGGAATCCAATACGGGTTTTCTCGACGTGATCAACACACTGCCCGTTACGGCAACCGAACTCGCTATCGGTAAATTCCTGGCCGCCTGGGCAGTTGCAGCGGTGGCCTTGGTATTGACGTTCCCTCTCGTCATTGCGACAAACTATATGGGCACGGCAGATAACGGAGTTATCGCCTCGCAATTCATCGCCAGCTGGTTATTAGCGGCCAGCTACTTATCGGCCGGCGGTTTTATTTGTACGCTTGCGCGGCAGCGCGTGATTGTTTTCACACTGACGCTATGTTTGCTGCTGGCCGCCAGCGGATTGTCTTCGGTCATAGATGCCCTTGAACACCAGGCACCTATTTGGATAATCGATAGTTTGATCGCTCTGAATCCGATTTCACGATTCAGCTCAATCGACAACGGCAAGCTGACACTTCATGACACCGCTTACTACATCAGCATGACCCTCGCTTTTCTAGCGGCGACGATTGTCACGCTCAACCATA